The Streptomyces sp. A2-16 sequence GCGCTCGACGCCTACACCAAGGTCAAGTCCGTCGTCGTCTCGCTCGACTGAGCACCTGCCAAGGAGTTCCCGCGATGTCCCTCACCACCCGTGCCGCCGTCGTCGAGTCCGGTGGCGCGCCCTTCACCCTCTCCGACGTCACCCTCGACGAACCCGGCCCCCGTGAGGCCCTGGTCCGCATGGTCGCCACCGGTCTGTGCCACACCGACCTGGGCGTGGCGAGCGGCGGACTGCCCTTCCCGCTGCCCGGAGTCCTCGGACACGAGGGCGCTGGAGTCGTCGAGGCCGTCGGTTCGGCCGTCACCGGCGTGGCCCCCGGCGACCATGTCGTGCTGTCCTTCACCTCCTGCGGCGACTGCCGCAACTGCGACGGCGGCCACCCCGCCTACTGCGCCGGCTGGTTGCCGCTCAACCTCCTCGGCGGCCGCCGGGCCGACGGCACCAGCACCATCAGCCGGGACGGCGAGCCCCTCGGCGGTCACTTCTTCGGCCAGTCCTCCTTCGCCGAGCGCGCCCTGGTCGACGAGCGCAGCCTCGTCAAGGTCGACCCGGACGTGCCGCTGGAGTCCATCGCCCCGCTCGGCTGCGGAGTGCAGACCGGCGTCGGCGCCGTGTGGAACGTGCTGAAGCCGGTCACCGGTTCCACGATCGTCGTGCTCGGCGCCGGTGCGGTCGGCCTCTCCGCGGTCATGGCCGCCGCCCTCACCCCCGCCACGACGATCGTCGCCGTCGACCGGGTCGGCGAACGCCTCGCCCTGGCGAAGGAGTTGGGCGCCACCCACACCGTCGACGCAGCCGCGGAGGACCTCGGCGAGGCCCTTGCGGCGATCACCGGCGGCCAGGGCGCGGACGGCATCGTGGAGACCACGGGCAACGTGGCCGTCCTGCGCCAGGGCGTCGACGCGCTCGGCGCACGCGGCACGCTGGTCGTCGTCGGCGCCCCGCCGTTCGGCACCGAGGTCTCCCTCGACGTCAACGGACTGCTCGGCGGCAAGCGGGTCGTCGGCCTCACCCTCGGCGACGCCGAGACGCAGAGCTTCATCCCCGCCCTGGTCCGGCTGGTGAAGGAGGGGCGGCTCCCGCTGCACCGCCTGATCAGCACCTATCCGTTCGCGGACATCGACCAGGCGGTACGGGACATGGGCGCGGGCAAGGCGATCAAGCCCGTGCTGACGTTCTGACGGGTCAGTCGACCACCAGGACCAGCTTCCCGGTCGTACGGCCGGTGTCACCCAGCGCATGCGCCTCGGCGGCACCGGCCAGCGGGAACGTCCCCGCGATCGTGGCCCGCAGCTCGCCCTTCTCCACCAGGTCCACGATCGCGTTCATCCCGGCACGGTCGGCGTCCACGAGCATCCGCACGGCCCTGACGCCCAGCCGCTCGGCCTCCTTGCCGAACTCGTCCGAGCCGACCGGCAGGATCGACACCACGATCCCGCCCGGCCGCAGCACCCGCAGCGAACGCACGGACGTCTCGCCGCCCAGCGTGTCCAGCACCACGTCGACGTCCTTCACCGCCTCCGTGAAGTCGGTCTCCCGGTAGTCGATCACCTCGTCCGCGCCCAGCTCGCGCAGGAAGTCGTGCTTGCCCGCGCTCGCGGTGCCGATCACGTACGCACCCCGCGCCTTGGCGATCTGCACGGCCACATGACCCACCCCGCCGGCCGCCGCGTGGATCAACACCCGCTGCCCCGGCCGCAGTTCGGCGTTCTCGACCAGCGCCTGCCACGCGGTCAGCGAGACCAGGGGCAGCGCACCGGCCTGTGTGTGGTCGATCGACGCCGGCTTGTGCGTGAGGGCCCGCACCGGCGCGATCACGTACTCGGCGTGCGAACCGTGGCCCCACGGGTACGGCAGCATGCCGAACACCTCGTCGCCGGGCTTGAAGGTGGCGACACCGATGCCGACGGCCTCGACCACGCCGGAGACGTCCCAGCCGAGGACGAAGGGCGGCTCGCCGAGGAAGCCCCCGGTGGCACGGTGCTTCCAGTCGGTCGGGTTCAAGCCGGCCGCCCGCACCCGGACCAGCACCTGGTTCGGTCGCGGCGCGGGGCGTTCGACCTCGATCTCCTTGAGGACCTCGGGACCGCCGAGGGTGTCCTGGCTGACGACTCGCATGGTGTTCACAGTGCTCATGGTCGTCCAGCCTGCCCGGCCCCGCCCGTCCGGGAAATGGCACGATTGCCAAGCTTCGATAGGATCGTGCCATGCGTGATACGAAGCGGACCGAACGGGTCGTGGTGCTGGCCCTGGACGGCGTGTACCCCTTCGAGCTGGGCATCCCCAGCCGGATCCTCGGCGCCGCCGACGGCCGGTACGAGGTGCTGACCTGTTCGGCCGACGGCCGACCGGTGCGCAGCAACGCCGACTTCACCATCGGCGTCGAGCACGGACCGGAGATCCTCGAAACCGCCGACACCGTGGTGATCACCCCCGTCTCGCCGGAGCGCCTGCCCGCCGAGCTCCCCGAGGAGGTGCGCCGGGCCCTCGGACACATCCGCCCCGACGCCCGCATCGTCTCGATCTGCACCGGCGCCTTCGTCCTCGCCATGGCCGGTCTCCTGGACGGCCGCCGGGCCACCACCCACTGGCAGCTCGCCGGCCACTTCCGGCGCCTGTTCCCGCACATCGACCTCGACCCCGATGTGCTCTTCGTCGACGACGACCGCATCCTCACCTCGGCCGGAGCCGCCTCCGGCGTGGACGTCTGCCTGCACATGGTCCGCAAGGACCACGGCAGCGAACTCGCCAACACCGTCGCCCGCCGCTGTGTGGTCCCGCCGTTCCGGGACGGCGGCCAGGCTCAGTACATCGAGCAGCCGGTCCCCGAGCAGGGCGCCGCGAGCACGGCCGGGACCCGCGCCTGGGCACTGGAGCGCCTCGACGAGCCCCTGACCCTCGGCGATCTCGCCGCCCACGCCCGGATGAGCCTGCGCACCTTCGCCCGCCGCTTCAACGACGAGGTCGGCCTCAGTCCCGGCCGCTGGCTGATCCAGCAGCGCGTGGCCCGGGCCCGGCACCTCCTGGAGTCCAGTGACCTGTCGGTCGACCAGATCGCCGGCCGCGTCGGCTTCGCCACGGGCGCGTCCCTGCGCCAGCACCTGCACGCGGCGATCGGGGTGTCACCGCAGGTGTACCGGCGCACGTTCCAGACGGCGGCGCGCTGAACGTTCCCGGCCGCTCGGGCGTCGCAGGATCGTGAAGTCGGACGGTGTACAGGGGGCGGGAATGCGCAGAGGGCCGTGGATGGTGTGGGTGGTACTGACGGCGGTGGCCATGACGGTCGTGGGGTGCGAGTCGGGGGAGGGACTGGTGATCGAGGGCGACGCGCCGGCCACCGTCTACGACGGACCGATGCACGTCCCGACGAAGGAACTGGAAGAGCGCACACCGCAGGCGCTGCGGCTGGCCTCGGGGGCGGCCGGCCGGGCCCTGGAGTGCGCGGGGGAGATGTACAACGGCAACGGCCCCGACGGGTGGAGCAGGGACGACGGCGGGAACAGCCCCGAGGAGGGACTGGAGCTGTACTTCGACCTGTTCGACCCGGGGGACCCCCGCTCCGGCTACCGCGTGGAGCGCCGGGAGGCGGACCGCGTGCTGTACTCCTACGACGTCGACGGCCGGACCAAGGTGGCGGTCGTGGTCGCCAAGGACCAGAAGGGCAGGCCCGGTTGGGGCCCGGAGACCAGCGCCTCCTGCGACCCGTCGGAGCTCCCGGCCGACTGGACCGACTCCCACGGCTACGAGATCTGGACCGGCCGCACGGGTGGGCGGGTGCCGACCACCGAGGTGAGCAGCAGGGCCGGGGACGACCACTGCGGCTGGCAGAACGTGCACTTCCTCGACTTCGGCGGCCGCCGGTACGCCCGTGACCCGGAGGGCCTGCTCGCACCCGGCATGCTCGGCGCGGCCTACGACGGCTCGGTCACCCTGCCGGCGAACGCCCGGGACACCGGATACCGCTACCAGGACCA is a genomic window containing:
- a CDS encoding NAD(P)-dependent alcohol dehydrogenase, encoding MSLTTRAAVVESGGAPFTLSDVTLDEPGPREALVRMVATGLCHTDLGVASGGLPFPLPGVLGHEGAGVVEAVGSAVTGVAPGDHVVLSFTSCGDCRNCDGGHPAYCAGWLPLNLLGGRRADGTSTISRDGEPLGGHFFGQSSFAERALVDERSLVKVDPDVPLESIAPLGCGVQTGVGAVWNVLKPVTGSTIVVLGAGAVGLSAVMAAALTPATTIVAVDRVGERLALAKELGATHTVDAAAEDLGEALAAITGGQGADGIVETTGNVAVLRQGVDALGARGTLVVVGAPPFGTEVSLDVNGLLGGKRVVGLTLGDAETQSFIPALVRLVKEGRLPLHRLISTYPFADIDQAVRDMGAGKAIKPVLTF
- a CDS encoding NADP-dependent oxidoreductase; translated protein: MSTVNTMRVVSQDTLGGPEVLKEIEVERPAPRPNQVLVRVRAAGLNPTDWKHRATGGFLGEPPFVLGWDVSGVVEAVGIGVATFKPGDEVFGMLPYPWGHGSHAEYVIAPVRALTHKPASIDHTQAGALPLVSLTAWQALVENAELRPGQRVLIHAAAGGVGHVAVQIAKARGAYVIGTASAGKHDFLRELGADEVIDYRETDFTEAVKDVDVVLDTLGGETSVRSLRVLRPGGIVVSILPVGSDEFGKEAERLGVRAVRMLVDADRAGMNAIVDLVEKGELRATIAGTFPLAGAAEAHALGDTGRTTGKLVLVVD
- a CDS encoding helix-turn-helix domain-containing protein, whose product is MRDTKRTERVVVLALDGVYPFELGIPSRILGAADGRYEVLTCSADGRPVRSNADFTIGVEHGPEILETADTVVITPVSPERLPAELPEEVRRALGHIRPDARIVSICTGAFVLAMAGLLDGRRATTHWQLAGHFRRLFPHIDLDPDVLFVDDDRILTSAGAASGVDVCLHMVRKDHGSELANTVARRCVVPPFRDGGQAQYIEQPVPEQGAASTAGTRAWALERLDEPLTLGDLAAHARMSLRTFARRFNDEVGLSPGRWLIQQRVARARHLLESSDLSVDQIAGRVGFATGASLRQHLHAAIGVSPQVYRRTFQTAAR